The Dehalococcoidia bacterium genomic sequence CGCCGGCGGCAAGGAGATCAAGGGCGCGCTGCTCGATCCCGGCAAGTCCGAAACGCTCGATTTCACGATCGCCAAGCCGGGGACCTATCACTTCCAGTGCGACGTGCATCCCACCGAGATGAAGGGTACGCTGGTGGTGCAGTAGGCAGCCGCGTTCCGCCGGTGTCGGCCCGCAGCGCTGGGAGCGGATGGGCGCAAGCACGGTCGTGAGCCACGCTGCCGCGGCGGCGGGGAGGCGGTGGCATGCACGTGCTGGTGGTGGACGACGACGAGCGCGTACGTAACGTGATGCGGCGCGCGCTGCGCCTCGAAGGCCACCGCGTCAGCGAGGCGGCCGACGGCGAAGCGGCGCTGCGCAACCTGCGCGAGGCCGATCCGGACCTGGTGATCCTCGATCTGCGCCTGCCCGGTATCGACGGCATCGAAGTCTGCAAGCGGCTGCGCAGCGTCAGCGAGGTGCCGGTGCTGATGCTGACCGCGCGCGACACCGTGCCCGACCGCGTGCAGGGTCTCGACTCGGGCGCCGACGACTACGTGGTCAAGCCGTTCGACCTGGACGAGTTGTTGGCGCGGGTGCGCGCCTTCGGCCGTCGCGCCCGCGCGGAGCAGCCCGCCGCCCTGCGCTTCGCCGGCCTCACGCTCGATCCCGGCACGCGCGAAGCCTGGCGCGGCGAGCGCAAGCTGGCGCTGACGCCGCGCGAGTTCGACCTGTTGGAGCTGTTTCTGCGCCATCCGCGCCAGGCGCTGACGCGAGAGCTGATCAGCGATCGCGTCTGGGGCTACGAGTGCGACTTCGAGTCGAACGTGATCGACGTCTGCATCAAGTACCTGCGCGAGAAGCTCGAAGCCGGCGCCGAGCTGCGGCTGATCCAGACCGTCCGCGGCATCGGCTATGCGCTGCGCGAGGAGCCGTAGCCTGCGCTCCCGCGCAACGGCGCTATACAGAAGGTGGCCGCGGCATGTCGCTGAGGACACGCCTCACCGTGGTCTACACGCTGGTTGTCGCCGGCGTACTGCTGGTGTTCGGGCTGCTGCTCTATGTCACGCTCTTCCAGGCGCTCAGCCGCGACACCGACCAGAAGCTTGCCTGGCGCACGCAGCAGGTGCGGTCGACGCTCTGGCCGGCGGCGGGCGCCAGCCTCACGCCGGCGGACCTGACCGCGGCGCGGCTCGACCTCTCGCCGCTGGAGGCGCTGGACGCCCCCGGCCTCTACGTGCGCGTGTTTGACGCGCAGGGCCAGTTGATCGGCACCTCCGACAACCTCAAGAACGGCTGGCTGCCGGCCAATCCGGCGAACGTGAGCCGGGCGCTGGCCGGCCGCACGGTAACCGCCGATATCGATGCCGGCTCCGGCCGCCTGCTGCGCCTGCGCACCACGCCGGTGAGCCTCGGCAAACGCGAGATCGGCGTCTTGCAGGTGGGTGAGTCGCTGCAGCCGCTGCACGACACGATGGCGCGCATGCGCTTGATCCTGCTCGGGCTCGGCGCCCTGGCGCTGGCAGCTTCCGCCGCCGCCGTGTGGCTGGTCGCGCGGCGCGGTCTGCGCCCGCTGGCGCTGATCGCCGGCACGGCCGCGGAGATCCGCGACTCCGGCGACTTCAGCCGCCGGCTGGCGCTGACGCGGCGCGGCGACGAAGTCGGCATGCTGGCCTCAGCCTTCGATGCCGTGTTGGGCAAGGCGGAGGAGACGCTGCTGCGGCATCGCCAGTTCGTGGCCGCCTGCTCGCACGAGCTGCGCACGCCGCTGCTGATCGTGCGCGGCAACCTCGACCTGCTGGACCGTGTGGACGACGCGGCAGAGCGACAGGAATGCCTGGACGAGGCGCGTGCCGAGGCGGCGCAGATGCAGCGGCTGGTGGCGGACCTGCTAACCCTGGCGCAGGTGGAGCGTGGACAGGTGGTGGAGCAGCAGCCCGTCGAACTTGCCGGCCTGCTGCGCGAGGTATACCGCCAGCTCGCGCCTCGCGCCGACGAGCGGCAACTTTCGCTTTCGGCGCCCGCGGCGGTCGTCGTCTCCGGCGATCGGGTGCGCCTCAAGCAGGTCTTGACGAACCTGGTGGAGAACGCCCTCGCCTACACGCCCACGGGCGGCAGCGTGGAGCTGGGCCTCGGCGTCGCGGCCGGCGCCGCGCAGATCTGGGTGCGGGACACGGGCATCGGCATCGCCGCCGTCGAACACGAGCGCATCTTCGAGCCGTTCTACCGGGTGACGAGCACTGGCGGCGGCAACCGGCCGGGGGCCGGGCTGGGTCTTTCGATCGTGCGCTACCTGGTGGAGGCGCACGGCGGGACGATCACGCTGCAGAGCCGGCCAGGCGAGGGCAGCACGTTCGGCGTTTCGCTGCCGCTCGCCGCGCCGACGGCGCTGCCCGAGCCGCTGAGCCGCACCGCCTGAACGCGGCTGCGCCGGGGTTGCGGCTCAACCGCGGTCCGGGGGAAGAAAGCGGTCGCAGCGCGGGCAGTAGAGGCGCACGACGCGATCGTCGCGCCCGCTGTCTTCAACGCTATCCCAGCGCGGCAGGGCGCCGGCGTGGGTGCAGGGCTGCTGCTTCTGTTCGCGCGAGCGATGTGGCCACAACATGATTGGTATCCTCCGGGTGCGCTTGTTGGCACGGCTCGGGCGGGGTGCGGAGCGAGTCGCCACGCCGGCTCCCCTCTCTACCATCGCGGCCCCGAATTACGCGGCGATGACGCGGTCGTTAGGAAATCATTAGGCCGCGCCGCAATGCCTTGCCGCCGGCGGCGGGCGCTGTGCCCCCTGGCTGCCGCGGTGTAGGATCGAAGCCCGGGTCTGGCGGCGACGCCGCGCCCGCGTCATTCCGGGAGGAACTTGCCGTGGACTTCCGTTTCACACCCGCGCAGGAGCAGTTCCGCAGCGACGTGCGCGGCTTTCTCGACGTCGAGTTAGCGGACCGTGAGCAGCAGCCGGACCTGCAAGACGGCTTCTCGCAGGCATTCAGCAAGAAGCTGGCCGCGCGCGGCTGGATCGGCATGGCCTGGCCGAAAGCGTACGGCGGCAAGGAGCTGAGCGCGATCGAGCGGCTGATCTACACCGAGGAGATGGTGACGCGGCAGGCGCCGTGGGGCTATCACTTCGTGGCCGAGCGCCAGATGGGGCCGTCGCTGATCGTGCACGGCACCGAGGAACAGCGGCGCGAGCACCTGCCGAAGATCGTCAACGCCGAGGAAAGCTGGGCGATCGGCATGTCCGAGCCGGGCGCCGGCTCCGACCTGGCCGCGGTGCAGACACGCGCCGTGCACGACGGCGACGAGTACGTCGTCAACGGCCAGAAGATCTGGACCAGCAACGCGCACAAGGCGGACTGGCTCTGGCTCGTCTGCCGCACCGATCCGGACGCTCCCAAGCACAAGGGCATCAGCATTCTGCTGCTCGATATGAAGTCGCCGGGCGTCTCCGTGCGGCCGCTGGTGAACATGGGCGGCCAGCACCACTTCAACGAGGTGTTCTTCGATAACGTGCGCGTTCCGCGTAAGAACCTGGTGGGCGAGGAGAACCGCGGCTGGTACGTCACCGCCAGCAACCTCGACTTCGAGCGCAGCGGCATCGAGCGCATCGCCACCGCCTCGTTGCTTTACTACGACGCGCTGGAGTACGCGAAGACGTTCCGGCACGATCCGCGCTTTGCCCGGCTGCGTGTGGAGCTGGCCGAGCGCTATCTGGAGCTGCAGACGGGACGCCTGCTCTCCTACCGCGTCGCCTGGCTGCTGAGCCAGAACAAGATCCCGAACTACGAGGCGTCGATGTCGAAGGTCTTCGGCACCGAGTGGACGCAGCGCATGACCAACACCGCCATGCACATGGTCGCGACGTTCGGGCTGTCCGCTTCGCCCTCAGCGCGGCGGCTACGCGAGCGGATTGAGGGCAGCTATTTGAATGCGGCCTCGCTGACGATCGCCGGCGGCACGAGCGAGATCCAGCGCAACATCATCGCCACCCGCGGCCTCGGCCTGCCGCGCAGCTAAGCGCGGACAGCCGCTTCACGCGAACAGCGCCGCCAGTGCGATGCGCACGCCGGCGAGGGCTGCGGGCTCAATAATCGCGTCGCCGGCAAATACCATCTCGCCGTAGCTGCCGTCCGCTCGCTTCCGCCACGCGGTGAGTGTGCGCTCGTCCGGGTGAATAAGCCAGATTTCGCGGTCGCCGCGCTCCTGGTAGCCGCGCAGCTTCTCGCCCAGGTCGTAGCCGCCGGTCGAAGGTGACCAGACCTCGACCACGAGCGGCAGCGGATCGTCGAAGACGCCCAGCTCGCGCGGGCGCTCGGCGAGGGCGCGTCGCACCGGCGCCGCCGGCAGGACGCAGGCATCGGGGATGAAGTAGGAGCCGGACGGGGAGCGCAGCTTGGCCGTGTTCTGGTCAGGCACGAACTCGGCCGGATCCAGTTGCCGGCTCAGGCTGTTCACGAGCAGCCGTGCGCTGTGATCGTGTGCGTTTGTCATGTACGGCTTCTGCCGCAGCCGGCCGCAGACCAGCTCCCAGTTGCCGTGCGGATCCTCCAGCGCCACGCGCTCGTAGGTCTCGGCACTGATGCCCATGGCCCTGCTCCTGCCTTCAGCGGACCTGCTGTACCACATAGGTGGTGCGGGTGGCGCTCGGGTTCGCCGCGAGAATTTGCTGCCCCAGGTCGGATTCTATGTAGGCGTCCAGGTGCTCTTCGCGCTCCCAGAACAGCACCGCCAGCCGGTCCTCGTTCGGGTCGGCCGGGGTGAGCTGGTAGAGATGCACGAGGCCTGGGGCTCTGGCCACCTGCTCAACGGCGACCGGATCGGCCGCCGGGCTGCCGGCGGGCACGCGAAACACGGAGGCGATCATCCCGCTCTGCTCCTCGGTTAAGCAGCCGAACGCCGCTGTGCACACAGGGTACAGGAAGCATGGCCGGCTTCGGCGCACCCTGGCGGCCAGCCGGTATAATCCTGCGCACGGAGCAGCGTGCGGGAGGAAATCGGCGCCGTGCTTGCGGGCATCGACCGGACGCCGCTTGTCGGCCGGCAGCGCGAGCTGAGCGCCCTGCGCGAGCGGCTGCGGCTCGCGCGCCAGGGCAACGGCGGCGCCGTCGTGCTCAGCGGAGAAGCGGGCATCGGCAAGTCGCGGCTGATCGCCGAGATGAAGGCAGCCGCCGCGGCCGAGGGCTTCCTCGTCTTCCAGGGCAACTGCTTCGAGCCCGATCGCGGCCTGCCGTACGCCCCGATCGTCGATCTGCTGCGCACGCTGCCGCGGCACAACGCCGACGATCAACAGGGCGGGCTGCTCGATGCGCTTCCGCCCGAGCTGCAGGCGCTGCTGCCGGAGCTGGCCTGGCGCCTTCCCGCGGCGATACCCGTCGCACCGGTCGAACCGGAGCAGGAGAAGCGCCGGCTCGTCCAGGCGATCGTCGCCTTTTTGAGCAGCCGCGCCGCCGCTCGACCGCTGCTGCTGGTGTTCGAGGATCTGCACTGGAGCGACGACGCGAGCCTGGAGGTGCTGCGCACGCTGGCGCGGCGCTTCGCGACCGCCCCCGCGCTGCTGCTGATCAGCTGCCGCAGCGACGAAGCACACGAGGGGTTGAGCCACCTGCTGGCCGAACTGGCGCGTGAGCGGCTCACCGTCGAACTGCCGCTGGACCGGCTGGCGTCGCGCGACGTCGACGGAATGCTGCGCGCGATCTTTGCGCAGGCACGGCCGGTGCGCCAGGATTTTCTCAACGCGCTCCACGAGCTGACGGAAGGGAATCCGTTCTTCATCGAAGAGGTGCTGAAGGCGCTGGTCGCGGCGGGCGACAT encodes the following:
- a CDS encoding response regulator transcription factor; translated protein: MHVLVVDDDERVRNVMRRALRLEGHRVSEAADGEAALRNLREADPDLVILDLRLPGIDGIEVCKRLRSVSEVPVLMLTARDTVPDRVQGLDSGADDYVVKPFDLDELLARVRAFGRRARAEQPAALRFAGLTLDPGTREAWRGERKLALTPREFDLLELFLRHPRQALTRELISDRVWGYECDFESNVIDVCIKYLREKLEAGAELRLIQTVRGIGYALREEP
- a CDS encoding HAMP domain-containing sensor histidine kinase — its product is MSLRTRLTVVYTLVVAGVLLVFGLLLYVTLFQALSRDTDQKLAWRTQQVRSTLWPAAGASLTPADLTAARLDLSPLEALDAPGLYVRVFDAQGQLIGTSDNLKNGWLPANPANVSRALAGRTVTADIDAGSGRLLRLRTTPVSLGKREIGVLQVGESLQPLHDTMARMRLILLGLGALALAASAAAVWLVARRGLRPLALIAGTAAEIRDSGDFSRRLALTRRGDEVGMLASAFDAVLGKAEETLLRHRQFVAACSHELRTPLLIVRGNLDLLDRVDDAAERQECLDEARAEAAQMQRLVADLLTLAQVERGQVVEQQPVELAGLLREVYRQLAPRADERQLSLSAPAAVVVSGDRVRLKQVLTNLVENALAYTPTGGSVELGLGVAAGAAQIWVRDTGIGIAAVEHERIFEPFYRVTSTGGGNRPGAGLGLSIVRYLVEAHGGTITLQSRPGEGSTFGVSLPLAAPTALPEPLSRTA
- a CDS encoding acyl-CoA dehydrogenase family protein — translated: MDFRFTPAQEQFRSDVRGFLDVELADREQQPDLQDGFSQAFSKKLAARGWIGMAWPKAYGGKELSAIERLIYTEEMVTRQAPWGYHFVAERQMGPSLIVHGTEEQRREHLPKIVNAEESWAIGMSEPGAGSDLAAVQTRAVHDGDEYVVNGQKIWTSNAHKADWLWLVCRTDPDAPKHKGISILLLDMKSPGVSVRPLVNMGGQHHFNEVFFDNVRVPRKNLVGEENRGWYVTASNLDFERSGIERIATASLLYYDALEYAKTFRHDPRFARLRVELAERYLELQTGRLLSYRVAWLLSQNKIPNYEASMSKVFGTEWTQRMTNTAMHMVATFGLSASPSARRLRERIEGSYLNAASLTIAGGTSEIQRNIIATRGLGLPRS
- a CDS encoding Uma2 family endonuclease; protein product: MGISAETYERVALEDPHGNWELVCGRLRQKPYMTNAHDHSARLLVNSLSRQLDPAEFVPDQNTAKLRSPSGSYFIPDACVLPAAPVRRALAERPRELGVFDDPLPLVVEVWSPSTGGYDLGEKLRGYQERGDREIWLIHPDERTLTAWRKRADGSYGEMVFAGDAIIEPAALAGVRIALAALFA